The genomic window TTTATTTTATTTAATAGGATATCAATTTGCGCATCCATTCTATTTAGATTGATATTCAAAAGCAATAGATCCTCATTTGATATTGCAAGATTCTCAATGGAAGTAGAATATTGGGCTAGAACATTATTGACAGACGAAAATAAGATATTTACTATCAGCAAAAGTAGGATAAAAGTTACAAGTAGGTTTACCACATTCTTTTACCTCGCATATATGCGCTAAAAATAGGATTAGAGTGACCTACTAGACATGGTGTTAATACTATTAACATTAGGCTTCCCTAATTTTATTGGATATGCAATTTAAACATTCTTTGTTAAATTTACTATTTTTGACATAGCATGATTAAAGTTATTTCAATAATTCATCAAAATTTTTAATTAATGTATAAAAGTAGTATTATGAAATAAATATAATTAGTAATACTTTGTGGAAAATACAGTAAAATAATAAAAAGTAAAAAAATGGTTAAATCAAAGAGTTAATGCAACGTCCGAAGATAATGGATTTGATAGTGTTTCAGTCTTATTCAAATCAGTTAGAGTGACATTTGTCTTTACACTTGTTAGAGAAGGGTCAGCGAAGGAAGTAGCAAATTGAATAATTCCCGATTCAGTTATTGTAAAGCCGTTTGGATAGGATGAGGTCTTTAATAGAGTTCCATTAGGTGCAAACACCTGCATGACTCCGTTAATAGTGGAATCTACTAGCGAAAGATCCTTGGTTTGATAGTCAACCAAAAGTTTTACTTGATTAAGGGATGGATTGGAAGTTAACGGTCCGAAGGTAGCAGAATTTAGACCTATCGTAATTTTTTCTAATGATTGTGCATTTATGCCATTAAATGAATAGGCACCAAAAAGTAACAAAGTAGCAGCAAACAGAGTTGCAGAAAGCAGCACAATTCTTTTGTGATTTGCTAATGAATTAAACATCAATTTAAAATTTAATATAATACTATAAAAACAATATGTTAAGATATAACTATACATTTTACTAAAATAATTTATATAAAAATAAAATTTGATTTTATGAAGATAAAAAGTTAAAGGTGAGATTATTTATTTTCATAAGCCACCTCCTGGTGATACGAAATATCCAGACCCAAGTCCTCTTCTTCTTCCTTCGCTCTAATCCCTATAGCATAGTCTATAAGCTTCAAGATTACAAATGTTCCAACAAATCCCATTAATGCACCAACTCCAACTCCTAAAGCCTGGATTGGTAACTGCATTGGATTTCCATATAGCCAACCGTTTGGACCGATTGGATTAATGGCCTGCGTTGCAAATAGACCTATCCACAAACTGCCAACTATCCCAGTAATTCCGTGAACAGAGCTTACATCCAAAACATCATCAATCTTTAATCTCTCCTTTATCAATACAATTCCGTAATAGGATGCAAAGCCCAATACTATACCTAATATGAATGCCCATTGGCCCGTGATGAAACCCGCAGTTGGAGTAATTCCAGCCAACCCAGAAATTGCACCATTTATTGCTGCACTAACGGTAGGCTTTCCAGTCCTCTTCCAACTTAGTAGTATCCAAACAAGTGCACAAGTACATGCTCCCATTTGCGTTGCAAGTAGAGCACTCGCTGCAAGGGCACCTGATGCCAGAGCACTACCTGCGTTGAAACCAAACCATCCTAGCCACAGAAGAGTAGCTCCTATGGCCGCAAGCGGAAGATTATGAGGCACCATGATTTCCGGACCAAATCCTTTTCGTCTACCCAAGACCAACGCCGAGGCTAGAGCCGCCATACCCGCACTTGTGTGGATAACTATACCTCCTGCAAAATCAAAGACTCCTAACTTTGCCAGCCAACCGCCACCCCATATCCAATGGGCGAGCGGGTAGTAAATTACTAGGCTCCATACAATTATGAAAATGAAAAAGGCACTCCATTTCATACGTTCTGCAAAAGCTCCAGTAATTAACAGAGGAGTTATGACTGCGAACATCATTTGGTAAGCACCGAAGTTAACTCCAGGTATTGTAGCGGCCCAAGAAACCGAATCGCTAAATGGTACATTGTTAAAGAAAAACCATGAAAGATCTCCTATAATTCCATTAACATCCGGTGCAAACACTAACGTGAAGCCAACTATAAACCAAAGGGTTGATAGTAAAGCCATTCCCGTCATAGTCTGCATAATAACGGACAAAGAATTTTTCAATCTGATTAACCCTGCTTCAAAAAAGCCTAGAGCAGGGGTCATCAAAAATACTAATCCAGTGCAGATTAACATCCACGTCGTATCACCAGTATCTATTGCCAACGGTCACAAAAGGTTTACAGTAGATTATAAAGTTTTTCCTTTTTTACTTAAAAATTTTAAGTAAAACGAATAGATTAATAAAATTATCATAAAATTTTGATTTTTTGATAAACAGATTTGAACGCATAGAATTATTAAGGTTCTAATTTTGATTCGTTCGAATGCCTGATCATTTGTGTTGACTTAAGATACAAGTAATTAGTTGTCAAAACGGTAATATATGAGTAAAGAAAAAATTTTGCGATTGCAATACTTCGCTTCAGTCTACTTCATTTAAAATAATGAGAAATTAAATCTGATAATAATAGTTCTGACTAACTTAACTTAACTCTAAAAAACAAAAAAATGATAAATTATTTTTCTTTTTCTTACTTACTGAAATTTAAAGTTCTTCCAAAAGTTCATGAATTCCATATTCTTTCCATCAAAAGGTCCCTTATCTGTCAATTGAGATTGAGTTTCAAAAGGTCCCTTATCTGTCAATTGAGTATTGTTACTTGTGGAATTTTCAGATAAAGCTGTATGACAGGTTTGAGCATTATTACAGGTTGTTACAACACAGGTATCGTTTCTACAATTTTTTTCGTAATATGTAGAAGTACTATTATTGCTATTAAGCGAATATCCATAAGGAACTTGGACTACGGAAAACCCAATAACAAGTATTAGCATAAAAATAAGATAAGCGTTCATCAACTAAAATTACTATTCATCATATTTCTAAATTTTGATACAATCTTAAAGCCGATTACTTACTAAGTATTAACAATAAGAAAACAAAAAAATATTATACATAAAATATCATTAAAATAAAATATGAAAGCCCTTTTCTTTAACAAGCCCGGCATCGAAAATTTGATCTTTAGTGATTACCAATTACCAGATATAAGAGATGATGAAATCCTAGTAGAAACTAAGTGTACTAGTGTCAATCCCATTGATTATTATACTGTAACCGGAATACACGGAGTAAACGGTCCAGCAATGAAGATAAATCCATATCCTCATATTGCCGGCTCTGAAATTGCTGGGACTATAAAAAGCAAAGGCGAAAGAGTAAACAATACAATTAGAGAAGGCGACAGGGTTATAATATATAACAGAGTATTTGACGGAATATGTAAATATTGTAAAAATAATCATCAAATGCTTTGTGAAAATGGTGGAATGATAGGTATTTCAAGGAACGGCGGATTTGCAGAATATGTAATAGTTCCTCAACAAAATATCATAAAAATTCCTGATGGACTAGACTGGGAACTTGCCTGTGGTTTACCAATAGCCGGCTTAACAGCCTACAACGCAATACAAGAATCAAGACTTAAATCAGAAGAAAAGCTTGTGGTATTTGGCGGTTCTGGCAATACAGGTCTTTTCTGCACCCAGATTGGCAAGCTTATTGATGCTATAACAATATCACTTTCCTCTAAACCATGGATTAAGGAATATGGTGCGGACTATGTTTTACCAATTGACGAAAACCTCAGAGAAAAAATACTAGAGATTACAAATGGAACTATGGCGGACGTAGTCATAAATTCACTTGGAGAAAACACGTGGGCAAAAGGAATGGATATAGTTGGAAAACTGGGAAGAATAATTACATTTGGTGTACTCACTGGTGGTAACTTATTCATAGATGGCAGATTATTGTATAATAAGCAAATTACAATTAAAGGTACTACTGGAGGATCTGTTGAAGGTTTACTAAATCTCATAGAGATGACAAAAGAGCAGAGCATTAGAACCAAAATTTGGAAAAGATATTCTTTGGAGGATTCAAAAATAGCCATAGAAAAGATTTTTGACAAGAACAGAGAAGGAAGGATCATTATAGAAAACTATTAATGAATTTTAGTTACGAATCTCCGGTCGTATTATAGTATTTAATAAACACTAGACAAAACATCATCTTATTTTATAATTAAAATCATAATGATATATTCTAAATTACTAACTAAGGTATTACTTTTATAATAAGAAAATTTATTGATAGTATATGAATAATCTAGGCAAGTTATCCGTTGTAATGATAGCTATTTTCGTAGCAGGTAATTCCATTTATCCAGTTAGTCAACTGGTAAATGCACAATTGGATATTTTAGAGACACCTACAAATCCAAATAACACCTCAACAACAACGACAACAGCAACTCCAAAAGCCGTGGACACCGACAAAAGTGCAAAGATAAAAGAAGCATTAGCTAACATATTTGAAATATATCAAGCTCTTGCAGAAAAGGGCGATGTAGATTCTTTGCTAAAGCTAAATACTATAGAGAGAATATTGCTAGAATTATTGAGATAACATAATAACTTTAATTTTTTTTATTTTAATATAACAATAATTTTTCAGGTTTTATAATTAGTTAAATGCTAAAAAAAAGTGGTTTATGTTGTGGATGAGGTGTTTTGACCGTTCCATGCTAGTGGAGTACCAAGCATGTATGGTTTTACATTCACCGGAATGCTGTTTTCACCAGTTGGTGGAATTGCATTGGATGGATTTGAATCATCGGTTAAGCCTAATAAGTTGCTTGTACCATTGTCTGGGCCATCAACTACAACTAAACCTGCTTGACCTTTGAATAATTGTGAGTAGTCATGGTTTACAAAGGCGTAAACTCCTGGTTGGTCAAATACTACATCAACAATTGCATCATTAGATCCACCTACTGTGTAGGTTTGTTTACCTATTCCGCTAACTATGCTACCATCAGTGACTCTGTCAAGCATTTCACCTACAATGTGGAAGTTAGTTGGAAGGTCACCGTGATTAAGCAAGAAGAATCTTACGTGGTCACCTTGTTTAAAGAACAGTGTTGTTGCATTTGCGGTCTTGGTAATTACTGGATCATATCCAAATGGAATACCATTTATCCATGAAGCAGTTGGAGCGTGTGCGAACATTGCTGCGGCGTCATATTGGCCTGATGGGTCTAAGTAATATTCTGAGAATTGGAATGCAACTTCTTTAGCATCTGCATCTACATCTGCTGTTGTTATTGCATTAGTACCATTCTCTACTGCTACACCTTCATAACCAGTATAACCAACTTGTGGATCTACAATTACACCACCAACCATTCCTTGGAATACGTGTTGGTCCATTGTCAATACTGCATTACCTTCACAGTGATATTTGAAGAATCCTGGTTGACTTGCAACAAAGCTGTATTGCTTAGAATCACTTACATTAATTGGACCAAAGTTTGGAACTGCACTTAATGTGGATGCATGATGATCCAAGCTATGAATTAATGTGTTATTTGGGTGGTTGATTATGTTAATGTTCAATACATCACCTTGAGTGACACGTACAGTTGGTCCTGGGATAGTACCATTCCATGTTAATGCGGCTATACTTTGACCACCTGGTAATGTGAGATTCTTCTCTACAGCAACAAATGTTACATTCTTCACTGGGGCTTCACTTTCAGATGCCTCTTCAGTAGAGATTTGTTGGAAGGATCCGCCCATAACTAAATTCATATCGGCTAATGTTAATTGACCTTGATCATTTGATATTGCAAATGATTTCATGTTGATGCCAGGAAGTAAAACTAATCCGGACATCAGAACAGCTGATAAAGCAAAAATTGCTAATGTACTCTTCATTGAGATAAATTAGATAGAAGATATTCTTAAACCTTTTGGACATAAGAATTTTATATAACATTTTATCTAATGCGAAATATTGATTAATATTTGTAATAAAATGAATAATATTTACTGTCAACCGCAAAGAATGTAAATCTTTAACAAAACTTCGACCACTTGTTTGATTATCAAATTCTTATTGAAATAATTAAGAATTTTGTAATATTTATTGAAAATCTCAAACAATTCGGAATATTATCTAGGAATTATGAATATTATAGTGCCAGTGCTAGCTATTCCGAGGTATGGCTGATATTACCAGGCCTTCCATTTTAGAATGTTGAAGGAAAGGAGAAAAATCTACTTCGGAAATAGTAAGAGACAATTCAAAAAACCTGACGTCGAGTAACATAGTATGGATATCTTTAATACCTTTTTTGACTGTACATTGATTGGAAAGGAAAGATAAAAAAAGCTTGTCTGGAAAATCTCAAATATCTGAGAAGGAAACTGCTTTGTCTACTCTTGATTTTGGTACAATGGAGTTTATGAAATGGTTAATAGCAAAAGATACAAATTCTGGAGATACTTTGATTGTCGTCAAAGATTTCCTTGTTAATAAATATGTAATTTTATTTGATAGAAGTATTTTAAGAGATGTTATAGTTGGTTACAGAGAGTGTATGCCTTGGTGTATGACTTGCAATACGGATGATTGTGGTCATGTTGGATTTGCAATTTGCTTGAAGCAAGATTATGATAGAGATGACCAAGTGATTTTTTAAGATATCTCGGGTAGATGTGAACAAAAATGTTATAAATTTATTTTGATTCATAAATTTACTTAAGATGTTGGTTTGTCTGAACTTTCATCTGAATTGGATGATTCGTGTTGTTGGTGCTGATCTCCTTTGTCTTTATCCTGTCCTTTTACAAATCTTTCTGTAAATTTCCATCCATATTTAATAACGTATGGAGATATGAATGTGGTGATGATTGTCATTGTCCCTGCCATTGGTAATATAATTGGACTTGCTGCTCCAACATCTATTCCACCCTTTGCTACTACTAGTGCTATTTCACCTCCCGAAGATAATCCCAGCGCAGTTCTTGTTGAAGTAGTATTGTTTATTTTTTGAAGCATAGATGAAATATAAACGGTCATGAATTTTGCAGTTATTGAAACGGTTATCAGTATCAATGCAGGGACTATAAATTGAGGGATTAGTGCAAAGTCCATCAGCACCCCTTTGGATACAAAGAATAACGCTGCAAAAATATCTTTAACAGGGGTGGCTAGAACACTAGTTACTGAATGAGATCTTGACTCTGCAACAAGAACCCCTGCAAAAAAGCTCCGGCAGCTATTGATATTCCCAATTGGAAAGATGGAAAAGCAAAACGAAAGCACCCCCTACAGCAGCTACATTTAATACATCATGTTGGCTGGTCCTTGCAACAACATCCATTAATTTGGGAACTATTTTTGAACCCACTATTAAAACACCTGCAATAAATCCTATTGTTATTTCTATTGATATCACAATTTCACTGAGAGATATGTTACCACTAACTCCTGTGGATTAGAATATAGTAACAGAGAGATGATAATAATTTGTTCAATAATGACAGTACCCAAGATTAAGGTTGCTGCCTCTGCTTTCATCATATTAAGCTCGCTTAAAACTCTCATCACAATAACAGTGCTTGTTACTTATATTGCAAGTGCTATGAAGAGGCTAACGTAAAATCCTAATCCTAGACCTTGTGTTAAAAAAAACCAATGGTTAAAGTTGCCAGCGCTTTGGTGGAAGCAATAATGATTGCTTTTCTCCCTATCGTTTTTAATTTTTGTACTGGAAATTCCATCCCCACAGTAAAAAGCAATAGTATTACACCCATCTCAGTAAACAGATTAAGGACATCGAGATTAAGAATTAAGCTAAATGGTGGACTATCCAGTCCAATTATAATACCCGCAACAATGAAACCAATAGCTATGGGCTGCCTTAACCTGTAAAAAAACTAGAGTCATTAAAGAAGCTCAAGCCATGCGCTTATTACTCTTTTCTTGATGGCGGATGGAACCTTTTGACCCATTAGAACATTAATCTATAAATATTCACACATAATTAAAGAACTCCATTACAGCACAAAAAGACGACGGAGCAAAAATATGGTATTTGACCATCATTTCAATGAATATTAGAAATAAGGCCAAAATGCACTTATTCATAAGTTGGATACAATTGACACCAATACTCAAAGATTGTAAGTTATACTTTCAAGACATTTTTATTCTTTAATATATATTTATGAATCAAAGATCCATACTGGATAGCTTTTTTAGGATGCATGGCTGCTTCTTTTGGAACACCAATTCTCATTGCAACCTCTCGCAAAATATGTTTTCTTATCAAATCATCTGGGCCCTTTATTTTATATTCCAGAGGGATTTTTTTTGCATATTTAATAAATGCTCTTGATAGAAATGGCTGGTATGAACATATTTTCAGTTCTGCCATCACATATGAAATTTCTCTCATCATGTGATCTTCATTGGTTAATTTTTCTTCCATGTAAGCGGTTACAGACTCCTTACCATTTTGATAATACGATCTATAGCGATCGTATCCACAAAACAACTCATCAAAACCATTAGCTGTTAGGAAAGAATGCCCCAATTCATGACGTTTTATGATTTTACTAATCTGAAAAAAAGCAATACAGTTTTCAATGTGTGAAAGAACATTACAAGAAAATTTTGCTTTTACAAACTTAATGTCATCTAGGATATCCTCCTCCTTAATTTCATAAACTATGTGATTCATTGATAAAGAGAGAGAGTGGGAAATAGATTTAGAAAACATAATGTCATGGGAATTGGCAAAACCAATTGTTACTAGGTGGACTTGTTTATCCAAATCTTTACAAATTTTTGCCAATAGAGAACTATCAACCCCTCCAGAAAATGCAATCACGACTTTATCAGAATGTTTTATGAATTCTTCAACCGTAGAATACAAATATTGGGTTAATTCGTCGGATATGAGCACTTTTACGTTTGGGTTATCTCGAATATATTTGTAATAATTATAATAGAGAGAAGATAACTAAAAATAGATTTGGATAAAGATCTGAAATACATCGGTCAAAGCAAAAAATTAATCAAGAATAGAACAGGATATTCAATCTCAAAACTATTGGAGTTTCTAGAAATAGAATATAATTACGATAATGTTTTAAATGATTCAGAATTAAGTATAGATTTTAAAATTGGAGATAAGTTCATTAAAATAATTGAAAACGATAATGACATGAATGAATTTAAAATCATTCAAGAAAGATTCCCATTTGTAGATATGATTGCCATAGGGAGATCGTCTTACCTAGGCAAAATAAATGAGATGCATAACATCTTCCTATTTGACAAAGAAAGCAAACAAGTTGGATCTATATTTATCGAGGACCCATCTTTATCATTTGATTATGCTCACATATTACCGCTGGTCGAAAAGTGTTCAATAATTCATGGTCACACATCTACGGTCATGGTAGAAATTATAGGTGAAATGAAAAATAATCTAGTGATCGACTTCTCTGAGGCTAAAAAATTAATAAAAGAAGCGTTATATCAAATCGATCATAAATTTTTTATTAATAGAAAATATTTAAAGAAGGAAGATAAGGATCACTTTTTTATTGAATTTGATGGTCCTAAAGGATATTTTGATTTAAAAGTTCCAAAGTACACAACTTATCTTTTAGAAGGCGAGGCGACTGTAGAAAATCTTTCTACAGAAATAATAAGAATGCTAGCAGATAAAATGCCCGAGAATGTGCAGGCACTTGGTGTATATATATACGAGGGAGTCAATAAAGGCGCTCATATTCTTTCCTATATCCGATAAATGCCAATAATGAGTAAAATTCTGACACCTTCATTTCGATAGCACCATATTCTAAAACTATTCGATTCGGACTAAATCTAAAATTCTATTTGGATGTTATAGATGTTACAGAACTTTCATTGGACTAAGCTAGGAAGGTTAATAACTAATTAATTAATGAGTATTACAAATTAAAAGTTGAGTTCAAAGATTACAGAAAAGATATGGTCGTCAGATATTGAGAAAAAGATCATAGAAGATTGGAAAGTTAATAATGTTTATGACAACGTTAAAACTAATCAGAGTAAAGATAAATATTTTGTTATAGATACGCCCCCTCCCTATCCATCTGGAAGACCGTGGCACATTGGTGCAGCTGCTCACTATTCGCAGATCGATATGATATCAAGAGTTGCCCGCTTAAAGGGCTATAAAGTTATTTTTCCGATTGGCGTGGATCGTAATGGTATTCCTGTAGAAATCCATACAGAAAAAAAATACAAGATCAGAATGAGAAATACAGAAAGAAAAGAATTTTTGAAGTTATGCAAGCTAACGCTTGACGATACTGAAAGTGAATTTATAGAAATTCTAGAAAGCCTGGGTTTAAGTGCGAATTTCAAACAGAAATACCAGACCGATTCTCCGGATTTCAGAGCTTTTACTCAGTCAACATTTATAGAAATGTGGAATAGGGGATTAGTATATGTTGGAAATAGACCAAACAACTACTGTATTGATTGTGGTACCACAATAGCAGATGCAGAAATCATATATGAAGATATTGAGACTAAATTAGTTTATATAAAATTTTTCTTAGAGAATAATAACGAATTCATCGTAATTGCCACTACCCGACCAGAACTTCTATTTGCATGTCAAGCGGTAATTGTGAATCCAGATGATGAGAGATATAAAGAAATGCAAGGGAAGACTTTGAGAATCCCGATCTTTAATGGAGAAGTAAAAATAAGACCACATCACTCTGCTAACAAAAGCTTTGGATCTGGAGCAGTTATGATTTGCAGTTATGGTGACCTAAACGATGTTCAATTATTCAGAGAAATGGGACTGACGGAAATTAAATCCATTGATTTGAATGGAAAAACAACAGAATTTGCCGGGATGTTTTCCAATCTACGTATAAAAGAAGCAAGAAGTAAAATAATAGACGAGCTAGAAAAGCAAGGGTTAGTAGAAAAGATTGAAAATATTTCTCATAGAACTCCCCTTTGTGAAAGAAGTAAAACCCAGATTGAAATTATTTCTTTGGAAGATTACTATTTAAAACAAGTTGATTTTAAGTCAAATTTGTTAGAACAGTCTAAAGAAATAAAATTCTATCCAGAAATGCATAGACAAATCCTATTAAATTGGATAAATTCAATTGCCATAGACTGGCCGATCTCAAGAAGAAGGTTTTATGGAACTGAAATTCCGATATGGTATTGTACAAGATGTAGAAAACCAAACCTTCCTGAACCTGGAAAATATTATAGACCTTGGGATGAAACCCCACCATTTGATAAGTGTAAATCGTGTAATAATGATAAGTTTGAAGGAGAAAAGAAGATTTTCGATACATGGATGGATTCGAGCATAACTCCGCTTTATATTACGAAATTTTACAAAAATAAAGAAATTTTTAATAAAATCTACCCTGTCTCCATTAGACCTCAAGGAAAAGATATTGTAAGGACATGGCTTTACTATACTCTTTTAAGATGCTTGTATCTTACGAACCAAATTCCATGGCATAGTGCATGGATAATGGGATACGGAGTTGATGAAAAAGGGGAGAAAATGAGTAAAAGTAAAGGAAATGTAGTTGATCCTCTCCCAATTATTAAAAAATATGGTGCTGATGCATTTAGATTTTGGTCTGCGAGTGAGACAAATGTTGGGTATGATTTTAGATGTTCGGAGCAAAAAATACAAAGTGCACAAAAATTCTTATCGAAATTGTGGAACATTGGAAGATTCATATCTAATTTCGAAATAATTGATGAAAACAATAAACCCCAAGAACTAAAAGCGACTGATAAATGGATTTTATCAGAACTCGCAAGCATGACCAAAAAATGTCTCGAAGGTTATGAAGAATTAAATTTTTTCATCCCCGCTAATGCATTGAGAGAATTTACATGGAATATTTTTGCGTCCCATTATATTGAAATGATAAAAAGTAGAGCGTATAACAATGAATCAGAAGAAGAAAGGAAATCAGCTCTTTATACAATTCATAAATGTTTTAGAACCATATTGCTTTTGTTAGAACCGATTTCTCCATTCGTTACGTATGAGTTGTGGAAGAAGATCTATGAGGACGGAGAGATAGTTTCGGAGCAAAAAAAAATTCCCTTTGTAGAGAAAGAATACGATGCCCTTGTTTCATCTACACCTCACATTATCAAATTCAATTCAGAAATATGGAATAAGAAGAAGGAAACTCTTTCTAGTGTTACAAATAAGCCGCTTTCCTTAAAAGACCCTATAAAAGCAAAGATACCCGACGAACTGGAGTTATTTAAGGAAGATTTAATATTAATGCATAATATAATAGTAGAGTAAAAAATTTAAAAAAAGAAGGTAAATAAGCTGAATGGGTGTTAAGCCTTATTTCCACTAACTATATCTAAAATATCTTCTGCTAAATCAATTGTGTTTTGAGACTCTAGGTTAGGCTCTAAAGTAATCAACAACATTTTCTTATCTAAGTAAAACGTTAGCAGTGATAACTTCTCACGCTCTACATATACAAAACGAGCTTTACCCATAGTATCGTCAAACCTTTCTCTCATAGACTTTCTAAGAGCAGTATGAGTCAAGTACAATTCTTCGCTTGGTTGATCAACAATAGAATCAATTCCGTGACGCATTCCACCAACTATCAAAGAGCCGGTTTCATCAATTAATCCAGCATAGCGGATACCGTCGTTTAACTCAAAAATAGTATCAATTATTTTTTGGTAGTCCATAAATAAATAGAATAGGTCACTATTTATTGAATGTTAAGATTATCTTTATGTTTATTTCAATACAATCCAAAAAACATTTTTATTCGAATATATAGAAATAGCAAAAACTTTGTAATTATGAAGATCTTATTATAAGCAAATCGCCTTAATCTTATTAACCTATAACGAATGAAAGACACAATCTTCTATGATTTTTTCGTTAATTAAAGTATGAGGAAGAAAAGTATAGAAGAAAAGTATAGATGTTGAAGAATGATGGATTAGTTTGCAGCTATTTCCCTCACACTCAGGTTCTTTATATCGACGTTTGAAGTTCCGTCCCATCGGAATGTAGTAACGGGTCCTCCCCATGAAATTAATTCGTCGGGGCTCCCACCACATCTATCACCATCCTCACCGAATCCACCGCTATCTGTATAACCAAACACTTTCTTCCATTGACCATTATTGTTTTCATCGACCCAGTTTTCGAGTTTTACAGCAGGCTCGCCATTTACGACAGTGTTAAACATGATAGCTTTATACCCTATCCATTTATCTTCGATAGAACCTATGTTTTTCTGGGCAGGTGTAAATGAGTAACCACCTGAATGCCATTGTTCTTTAGCGAAACGAGAACGTCCATCTTTGAACAAGCCTCCTTTATAAGAGGTCCCTTCACAGGGTTCACCTGAGGTATGATGACCACCACGAGAATACCATGTTAAATCAAAATCAGAATCTGAAGCTGAATTGATTTTAACATATCCGGTTATTTCCAAATTCCTCCAATCATTTACGGCTTGCATGTATCCCTTAGCTGACATGGATTTTTGATCATAAGTAGCAATATCACCTTGGTGATACCCAGAACTA from Candidatus Nitrosocosmicus arcticus includes these protein-coding regions:
- a CDS encoding DUF6659 family protein is translated as MDYQKIIDTIFELNDGIRYAGLIDETGSLIVGGMRHGIDSIVDQPSEELYLTHTALRKSMRERFDDTMGKARFVYVEREKLSLLTFYLDKKMLLITLEPNLESQNTIDLAEDILDIVSGNKA
- a CDS encoding valine--tRNA ligase; the protein is MSSKITEKIWSSDIEKKIIEDWKVNNVYDNVKTNQSKDKYFVIDTPPPYPSGRPWHIGAAAHYSQIDMISRVARLKGYKVIFPIGVDRNGIPVEIHTEKKYKIRMRNTERKEFLKLCKLTLDDTESEFIEILESLGLSANFKQKYQTDSPDFRAFTQSTFIEMWNRGLVYVGNRPNNYCIDCGTTIADAEIIYEDIETKLVYIKFFLENNNEFIVIATTRPELLFACQAVIVNPDDERYKEMQGKTLRIPIFNGEVKIRPHHSANKSFGSGAVMICSYGDLNDVQLFREMGLTEIKSIDLNGKTTEFAGMFSNLRIKEARSKIIDELEKQGLVEKIENISHRTPLCERSKTQIEIISLEDYYLKQVDFKSNLLEQSKEIKFYPEMHRQILLNWINSIAIDWPISRRRFYGTEIPIWYCTRCRKPNLPEPGKYYRPWDETPPFDKCKSCNNDKFEGEKKIFDTWMDSSITPLYITKFYKNKEIFNKIYPVSIRPQGKDIVRTWLYYTLLRCLYLTNQIPWHSAWIMGYGVDEKGEKMSKSKGNVVDPLPIIKKYGADAFRFWSASETNVGYDFRCSEQKIQSAQKFLSKLWNIGRFISNFEIIDENNKPQELKATDKWILSELASMTKKCLEGYEELNFFIPANALREFTWNIFASHYIEMIKSRAYNNESEEERKSALYTIHKCFRTILLLLEPISPFVTYELWKKIYEDGEIVSEQKKIPFVEKEYDALVSSTPHIIKFNSEIWNKKKETLSSVTNKPLSLKDPIKAKIPDELELFKEDLILMHNIIVE